The following coding sequences are from one Paraburkholderia phytofirmans PsJN window:
- a CDS encoding transglycosylase SLT domain-containing protein — translation MPGVDRRLSASLVRQESNFNPYAIGLDGKEVLYLQPRSYQEAVQTAVNLMREGKGFSVGLSQIHISNVRRYGMTWQQAFDPCSNLMAGGSILKGFYSQAVNKGYRGQDAVFAALRGFNSGDVGNSISNGYASSILRRVSNMPVSGPVPIPVVPVGTVTVTPVTVDSVAQGSPEAVLQPVSVPANGGGEPAPQARADMFAAAKPSMFATATRSMFAGKSASTTTPPPTQVVASTAGPTPVMAVSAELRVQTRSTNAGEDDDGPVPVRVVQQ, via the coding sequence ATGCCCGGTGTAGATCGACGCCTATCCGCGTCACTGGTGCGGCAGGAGTCGAATTTCAACCCCTATGCAATCGGGCTAGATGGCAAAGAGGTGCTGTATCTACAGCCGCGTAGCTATCAAGAAGCTGTCCAGACTGCCGTTAACTTGATGCGTGAAGGTAAAGGGTTTTCTGTGGGGCTGTCTCAGATTCATATATCGAACGTTAGGCGCTACGGAATGACGTGGCAACAGGCGTTCGATCCGTGCTCGAACCTGATGGCCGGCGGAAGCATTCTGAAGGGGTTCTACTCGCAAGCCGTCAATAAAGGTTATCGGGGTCAAGACGCAGTTTTTGCCGCTTTACGCGGCTTCAATTCCGGCGACGTTGGTAACTCCATTAGCAACGGCTACGCGAGCAGCATCCTGCGTCGAGTATCGAACATGCCGGTTTCTGGCCCTGTCCCGATTCCGGTCGTGCCTGTCGGTACGGTAACGGTAACTCCCGTTACGGTCGATTCTGTCGCTCAGGGCTCCCCGGAAGCGGTGCTGCAACCAGTTTCGGTGCCTGCGAATGGCGGCGGCGAACCCGCTCCGCAAGCGCGTGCCGATATGTTTGCGGCGGCCAAGCCGTCAATGTTCGCAACGGCAACCCGCTCGATGTTCGCGGGCAAGTCAGCTTCCACGACAACACCCCCACCAACACAGGTCGTTGCCAGCACGGCAGGGCCGACGCCAGTCATGGCGGTCAGCGCAGAGCTTCGCGTTCAAACCCGCAGTACCAATGCGGGCGAGGATGACGACGGACCTGTACCCGTGAGGGTCGTGCAGCAATAA
- a CDS encoding VirB3 family type IV secretion system protein, whose product MEKDELTSSVVIRAGQRPALMLYVPLSLFIMEAMVGLVLFRLIGYWVAMLIPIHFYFVTRTAEDYHWMTTVKADIYHYFFFVKNKGLHGKGVITFTASPPNARQRNYDGLR is encoded by the coding sequence ATGGAAAAAGACGAGCTGACTTCCAGCGTCGTCATCCGGGCCGGGCAACGTCCGGCCCTGATGCTCTACGTACCCCTGTCGCTTTTCATCATGGAGGCAATGGTCGGTCTCGTGCTGTTTCGCCTGATTGGTTATTGGGTTGCCATGCTGATTCCAATTCACTTCTATTTCGTGACGCGGACAGCCGAGGACTACCACTGGATGACCACGGTGAAAGCCGACATCTACCACTACTTCTTCTTCGTCAAGAACAAGGGGCTTCACGGCAAAGGGGTTATCACCTTCACGGCATCGCCGCCCAATGCACGTCAGAGGAACTATGACGGTCTACGATGA